GCTTCTCCTCCATCGACACCTCCGGGCGTTATGCTTTTGGCCAGCAGCTCAACATCCTTGGCTGGAACCTCACACGGCTTGCCGAAGCACTGCTCCCCATCGCAGACGAGGCCCAATTGCGCTCGCTGCTCGACGAGCTCCCGGGCCGCTTACAGGTGCTCGTCGACAAGCTTGGCGACGACTACCTGGCAGGTCTAGCCACTGCGGCCGACATCACCACCTACAACCGCGACTTCGGCGGGCCGGTGTTTATCCCACGCAACATGATGCTGCAGCGCGCGCTGCAGTCCGCCGAAGCCGGTCACCCTGACGACTACTTCGCTCTACTCAAAGCGGTAACCGACCCGTACAACCCAGAGGCCGGGCCAGCCTGGATGGCGGAACCGGAGGGCGAGCAACCGTTTGTCACCTTCTGTGGCACCTAGAACTGGTCGATGTGGATCTTCTTCATGCCCATGAGTTTCTCGTAGGCCCCGGGCTTGGCCATCAGCTCAGCCAGATTCGCTGGCACGATCTGCCAACTCACGCCAAATATGTCTTTGAGCCACCCGCACTGTTCGGCGTTCGGGTCGGCGGAAAGCGCATCCCAAAGCCTATCCAGCTCAGCTTGGTCCGCGACGTGGACCATTAACGAGACACCTTCGTTGAATGTGAATGCCTGGTCGACGGCCGAGTCCATCGCGGTAAACCACTGACCTTCGAGTTGGAAGTCGGAGTAAACAATCTCCGCGTTGTTGTCAGGGATGTGTCCCATGTCGGAGTAGCGAACGCGGTTGCCTGGTTGCGCGTCGGAAAAGACATCCAGATAGAAGTCTGTAGCTTCCTCGCACTTGTTCTGCACAGCTCCGCAGAACATGAGCTGTGGGTTTACAAACGGGCGGTCATCGCCTTCTGGGTTAGTGACCATCAGCTGCCAACTCACGCCGAACTTATCCTCAACCCAGCCATATAGCTCGGAATGCGCATAGGTGCCAAGATCCATCATGACCAAGCCCTCGGCGCTCAAAACTTCCCAGGCATGGCGCAGAGCATCGCCATCTTGCTCGAAGTTCAGCAGAAAGTTCAGCGCCGGTGTAGGTCGAAACTCGTTGCCAGCATTGACCAAAATCAGGTGAAAACCGTCCAGTTGCAGTTCGTTGGTCAAAGTTTGCCCTGCCAAGGCTTGCTGAAATTCCAGCAAGCCCTCGGTGGGATAGGTGACTGTGTCGACCACAGATGTCCGCGGGAAGGCATCAACATACAGTTCAGCTGCCTCGTCTGCGGTGCCAGCGCACCAGATATTCGGGATGATCTTTTGCATGCCCACAAAAATACACCTCCGCCGGCACGTCGTGTGCGGGCGGAGGTGTTCGTCGCTAAGCGAACATGCTCTAGTCCAGCTTGAGCATCTTCTGGGTGTAGTCCCACTGCTCCTGGTATTCCTGTGGCTCGCGCGACAGTGGCTTGCCGTAGGTAGGAATCATTTCGTAAAGCTTAGGTGCCCACTCGATCATGCGCTCGCCGAAGCAGCGCTCGATGAGTTCCAGCATGGCAGCAGGTGCGATGGATGCGCCTGGGGATGCGCCGAGGATACCTGCGATGGAGGCGTCCTGGTTGTTCACCAGCGCAGTACCAAACTCAAGGGAACCAAAGCGAGGTGCAGCGACAGGCTTGATCACCTGAACGCGCTGGCCTGCGACGATGGTCTCCCAATCAGCGCCGTCAGCAGACGGAACATATTCCTTCAGGGTTTCGATCTTGCCGTCGAAGCTCTTGGTCACTTCCTCCACCAGGTACTTGACCAAGCCAAAGTTAGTGGCAGCAACACCAAGGTAGGAAGGAATGTTGTCCAAGCGAATGGACTTGAACAGGTCGGCGTAGGAACCTTCCTTCATAAACTTCGGAGTCCAGCCACCGTATGGGCCGAAGAGGAGGCCCTTCTTGCCGTCGATCACACGGGTGTCAAGGTGTGGAACGGACATTGGAGGGGCACCGACCTTGGCCTTGCCGTATACCTTCGCCTGGTGCTGCTCAACCAGCTCAGGGTTAGTGGAACGCAGCCACATACCGGAAATTGGGAAGCCTGCGTAGCCGTGAACCTCAGGCACGCCCGCCTTGCGCAGCAGGTCAAGAGCGTAGCCGCCAGCGCCGACGAACACGAAGCGCGCACGGGTGACCTTCTTGTCACCGGTGTGAACGTTTTTCACGGTGACGCGCCAGAAGTTTCCTTCCTTCTTCAGGCCCACGACCTCGTGGCCGTAGCGTACCTCGGTGCCAGCTGCCTCAGCTGCCGTGATGAACTGCTTGGTCAAAGCACCGAAGTTGATGTCGGTGCCCTTCTTGGTCCAAGAGATTGCCACTGGCTCTGCGTCGAAGTCGCGACCCTTCGCCATGACTGGAAGCTTCTCTGCGAAGACAGACTTGTCGTCGGAGAACTCCATCTCTGGGAAGAGGTGGTTCTCACGCAGAATCTCGTAACGGCGACGCAGGTAATCGATCTGCTCCTCACCCTGTGCGAACGACACGTGAGGAACCGGGTTGACGAAATCCTTCGGGTTCGTCAAGATCCCGTTACCCAGCTGGTGAGCCCAGAACTGACGCGCCACCTGGAACTTCTCGTTGATATCGACGGCCTTAGTGATGTCAATACGGCCGTTCTTTTCTGGCGTGTAGTTGAGCTCACACAGCGCAGAGTGACCTGTACCAGCGTTGTTCCATGGGCTGGAGGATTCCTCTGCTGGGCCGTCAAGACGCTCGTACACAATCTGGGACCAGCTTGGTTCCAGCTCACGAAGCATTGCACCCAAAGTTGCGCTCATGACACCTGCGCCGACAAGCAGAACGTCGACTTCGTCTGCTGCCCTACCGGTTGTATTTTCGTTGGACACCTTCATAAACCTCTTCGTCGTTTTCTACTGCTGCCTAGCTCAACACCACATACGAGGTGGTGTGAGGCCAAATTAGATGGACTACCCTAGCATGTTACGCCGTCCGGACCCGGGGGTGATAAAAAGCCCTAGGACCATGTGTGTTTGTGTAGGTGCTCCGCCCATTTGGGGGTGAAACATATTTACAAAACAACATAAGTGGCGGTCACACCAATTCTACATATCCTGAAAAACTCGTGTTTGATCCGACCATTTCGGGTGGAGGGGGGCGGATCGATCGCCTAGACTTTGACCCATGGCGAACTCTGGGAACCACCACTCTGGGCACAACCTTATCCCTGATCTATCTTCACTCGATTGGCACCCCGACGAACTTGGCCCAGGATTCGAACGCGCGGACATCCACTTGGGCCAGGACCCAGAGGGCGAAGGAGTTGCCGTAGCAACGCTGGTGCGCACACTCCCCGCCGCGAAGACCGGAAAGCCTGCACTCCTGTGGGTTCACGGCATGACGGACTACTTCTTCCAAACGCACGTTGCAGAGCATTTTACCCAGGCCGGCTACCCGTTCTATGCGCTGGATCTGCGCAAGTGCGGTCGCGCCCGCCAAGAGGGCCAGCGCTGGCACTTCTCTAACGATCTGGCGCACTACTTCCCCGACCTCACCGCCGCGCTCCGTGCAATCACGCAGACGCACGACAGTGTAGTGCCCATTGCTCACTCCACCGGTGGCCTGATCGTTCCCCTGTGGGCTAGCTATCTGCGCTCCACTTCGCCGGAACTACACAAGCGGCTCGGCGGGATTATCCTCAACAGTCCGTGGCTCGACATGATGTACCCGACCTGGCAAGTGCGGATCGGAACTCCGCTGATCAACGTCGTCGGCAAGCACTGGCCAAACGTTGCCGTGCCCGGTGGGAACCTGGGTGCTTATGGTGAAAGTCTGCACACCAGCAAGCATGGCGAGTGGGATTTCGACCTGGTGAAAAAGCCGATCGGAGGACACACAAAGTACCTAGGGTGGCTGCGCACTGTGATTCTCGGGCAGAAGCAGATCCAAGAAGGCCATGCCCCGGTCGGCTGCCCCGTACTCACCCTGTGCTCTTCGCACTCCTACCTGAACCAGCCGTACTCGGCAGCGTCGAATACGGCGGATACGGTGCTTGACGTTGAGCAAATCAAGCGTTGGGCTCCGCAGCTTTCCGACGAAGTCCAAATCTCCGTCATCGACGGCGCACGCCACGACGTATTCCTCTCTCTCACCACGGCCCGCAAAGCTGCTTTCGATGCGACGACGGACTGGCTTGAGGCACACTTCCCAACCCCTGCCGCCTAAGCAGTGCCCTATTAATAGGCGCGCACCGGCACACAAGTTTTTCCAGCTACAGTGGTAAGCCACAAGCTATTTAACTGTGTCTGTTTATAAGGAGATTTCGCGTGCCACACGATCACAACGTCGATGCGCATTATGACTACATCATCATCGGCGCAGGTTCCGGCAATTCGATTCCCACACCTGAACTAGACGATAAATCGATCGCGATCGTTGAAAAGGGCCTCTTC
The Corynebacterium breve genome window above contains:
- a CDS encoding VOC family protein, producing MQKIIPNIWCAGTADEAAELYVDAFPRTSVVDTVTYPTEGLLEFQQALAGQTLTNELQLDGFHLILVNAGNEFRPTPALNFLLNFEQDGDALRHAWEVLSAEGLVMMDLGTYAHSELYGWVEDKFGVSWQLMVTNPEGDDRPFVNPQLMFCGAVQNKCEEATDFYLDVFSDAQPGNRVRYSDMGHIPDNNAEIVYSDFQLEGQWFTAMDSAVDQAFTFNEGVSLMVHVADQAELDRLWDALSADPNAEQCGWLKDIFGVSWQIVPANLAELMAKPGAYEKLMGMKKIHIDQF
- the mqo gene encoding malate dehydrogenase (quinone) — its product is MKVSNENTTGRAADEVDVLLVGAGVMSATLGAMLRELEPSWSQIVYERLDGPAEESSSPWNNAGTGHSALCELNYTPEKNGRIDITKAVDINEKFQVARQFWAHQLGNGILTNPKDFVNPVPHVSFAQGEEQIDYLRRRYEILRENHLFPEMEFSDDKSVFAEKLPVMAKGRDFDAEPVAISWTKKGTDINFGALTKQFITAAEAAGTEVRYGHEVVGLKKEGNFWRVTVKNVHTGDKKVTRARFVFVGAGGYALDLLRKAGVPEVHGYAGFPISGMWLRSTNPELVEQHQAKVYGKAKVGAPPMSVPHLDTRVIDGKKGLLFGPYGGWTPKFMKEGSYADLFKSIRLDNIPSYLGVAATNFGLVKYLVEEVTKSFDGKIETLKEYVPSADGADWETIVAGQRVQVIKPVAAPRFGSLEFGTALVNNQDASIAGILGASPGASIAPAAMLELIERCFGERMIEWAPKLYEMIPTYGKPLSREPQEYQEQWDYTQKMLKLD
- a CDS encoding alpha/beta hydrolase, with the translated sequence MANSGNHHSGHNLIPDLSSLDWHPDELGPGFERADIHLGQDPEGEGVAVATLVRTLPAAKTGKPALLWVHGMTDYFFQTHVAEHFTQAGYPFYALDLRKCGRARQEGQRWHFSNDLAHYFPDLTAALRAITQTHDSVVPIAHSTGGLIVPLWASYLRSTSPELHKRLGGIILNSPWLDMMYPTWQVRIGTPLINVVGKHWPNVAVPGGNLGAYGESLHTSKHGEWDFDLVKKPIGGHTKYLGWLRTVILGQKQIQEGHAPVGCPVLTLCSSHSYLNQPYSAASNTADTVLDVEQIKRWAPQLSDEVQISVIDGARHDVFLSLTTARKAAFDATTDWLEAHFPTPAA